GAGCGACTCCCAGTTCCCCAGCGCCCACGGGCCCTGCCACGCCTCCATGGCGTCGGCCCCGCCCGGCACCGGGTACTCCCAGTCGCAGCCGATGCAGCCGGGCTGCGTCTTGGGGTGGTTGACGGAGAAGAGGCCGCCGCGAGCGTGCACCTGCGCCACCAGCACGTCCAGATCGCCGGGGCGCTCGATGCGGAAGTCGACCCAGCCCGCCACGCCCCACACGTTGGCGTGACCGCGGTAGGTGGTCACCTCCTCGCCGGGGACGAGGAGCAGATCGGAGGCGCTGTTCAGCGGCAGCTCCGCGTGGTGGCTGACGGTGTTGTGGTCGGTCACGGCGAGGAAGTCGAGGCCACGCGCCCGCGCCTCGGCCGCCAGCTCAGCCACGGACGCGCGGGCGTCGCTGTGGAAGGTGTGGCTCTGCAGGTCGCCCCGGTACCAGCCGGCGCCGGCGCGCACCGCGCCCACCCGGCCGGTCGCGCCGGGCGCCCTCCGGCCGACCGCCGGCGCCGCGGCCGCGGCAGTGCCCGCCGCCGGCGCGTCACCGCGTCCCACGTCCACCTCCACCCGGTAGGCGCACCCTGCCGCGGCCACTCTCGCCAGCCCGAGCACCACCTGCCACCGCCCCGCCTGGAGCGGCCCGGCCATGTAGCCGGGCGTGGCATCGGCGGCGGCCACGTGCACCTCGCGCCTGGCGCTCCCGCTCCAGCCGCGGAACCCGGTGAGAGACGGGAAGGGGCCCGCCGTGGGGTCGAGGAGGCCCAGGTCGAGGATGCTGCCGTCTTCGAAACCGTAGCGCACGCTCACGCGCTCGGCACCGGCGGGCACGTCGAACGGCAGGTAGACGTACGGGCTGCGCCTACGCTGCCCGGGGGTCACGCGCCCCTCGAAACGGATCATGGGACCTGGATGCGCCGCCCGTCCGCGCCGAAGAGGTGGAGGTTCTTAGGGTCGAAGGCGAAGCGCGCGTCGCCCGTCACCTGCGGTGCCTCGTCGCCGAAGAGGCGCGCCGTGACGAGCCCCTCCCCCACCCTCAGCGTGACCAGCGATTCCGGGCCCAGCGGCTCGACGGCGTAGACGTGGCCCGGGACCGTCCACTCGTCACCCTCGCCGCCGAGCCGCAGGTGCTCCGGCCTGAGGCCGAGGGTGAGCTCGCTGCCCTCCGCCACGCCGCGGAGCCTGTCCGCGAAGCCCCGCGCGTCGACCCGGAGCGGGCCGGCGTGGAACGCGCCGCCCTCGAGCCGCACCGGCAGCAGGTTCATGGGCGGGCTGCCGAGGAAGTTGGCGACGAACGTGGTGGCGGGCCGGTGGTAGACCTCGAGCGGCGGGCCGATCTGCACGATCCTGCCCTTGTCCATCACGGCCACGCGGTCGGCCAGGGCCATGGCCTCCGCCTGGTCGTGGGTGACGTAGATGGAGGTGACCCCGAGCTCGCGCTGCAGGTGCTTGAGGAAGCTCCGCGCCTCGAGCCGCAGCTTGGCGTCCAGGTTCGATAGGGGCTCGTCGAACAGGTAGACCCGCGGCTTGTGCACCACGGCACGAGCCAGCGAGGTGCGTTGCTGCTGCCCGCCCGAGATCTGGCCGGGGCGCCGCGCCAGGAGCTGATCTATCTGGAGGCTGGCGGCCACCTCCGCGGCGCGCGCGGCCCGCTCCCGGGCCCCCACGCCGCGCACCTTGAGGGGGTAGGCGATGTTGGCCTCGATGGTCATGTGCGGGAAGAGCGCGTAGTCCTGGAACACCATGCCGATGTCGCGCTCCTTGGGCTTGGCGTCGGTGACGTCCTCGCCGCCTATCGAGATGCGGCCGCTGGTGGGCTGTTCCAGCCCGGCGATCATGCGCAAGGTGGTGGTCTTGCCGCAGCCGGACGGGCCGAGCAGGCAGACGAACTCGCCGTCGGCGAGCTCGAAGGAGACGTCGTCGACGGCCTTGACCGTCCCGAACTGCTTGGTGATCGACGCGAAGGTGACGTTAGCCAAGGTCAGCTGCCTCTCACGACTTGATCCCGCCGAAGAAGCGGAACCCGTACTTCCAGTTGACGAACAGGTAGAGCGCCAGCACCGGCAGGGTGTAGAGGAGGGCGTAGGCGGTGGTGAGGGTGATGATGGGCGTGCCCCCCTCCGTGTAGAAGGAGTAGATCGCCACGGCGGCGGGCATCTTGCTCGGGCTGCGCAGGAGGATGAACGGCACCAGGAAGCCGCCCCACACGTTCACGAACGTCCAGACGCCCACGACCATCATCCCGGGCCGCACGATGGGCAGGGCGATGTCGCGGAACATCCCCCACGGCGAGGCGCCCGCCACCAGCGCCGACTCCTCGTACGACCGCGGGATCGAGTCGACGAAGTCGCGCATGATGAAGATGGCCGCCGGCAGCAGGCCCCCCGTGAACACGAGGATGACGCCCACGTGGGTGTCGATCAGTCCCAACTGGAAGATGAGCAGGAAGAGCGGCACCATGGCCGCCGTGCCCGTGACGATGGAGGAGAACAGCACCAGGCCGTAGCTGAGCGCGTCGCGGCCGCGGATCGGGGCGCGGGAGAGCGCGTAGGCGGCGAGCGTGGCGAGGAGCGTGACGAGGACCATGGCCCCCACCGCCTGGATGACGCTGTTCTGGAACAGCGCCCTCACGGCGAAGCTGTTGGCGAACACCTTGCCGAAGTTGGAGAACGTGAACGGGTCGGGGAGCGCCACGGCCAGGTTGGCCTTGGCGCTGAACGGGGCGAACAGCAGCCAGAGGAGCGGCAGGGCGAAGAGCGCCGCGAACAGGGCCGCCAGCACGTAGAAACCCACGCGCGCCAGGACGTGTCGCACCAGCTTCACGCCCTCGCCCCCTGCCGCCTGAGGAGGCTGAGGTAGACGAGCGCGAAGGCCAGGTTGATGAGCATCATCACCATGCCGATGGCGCTGCCGGCGCCGAAGTCGAAGTACTTGAAGGCGACGCGGTAGGTGAGCACGCTGACGACCTCCGTCTTGAACGCGGGGCCACCGCCCGTGAGCAGGAACGGCGAGAAGGTGTTGAACGTCCACAGCGTGATGAGGATCAGGTCCGTGACGATGTGCGTGCGGATGAGCGGCAGGATGATGTCCTTGAGCCGCTGCCACGGCCCCGCCCCGGCCACGTCCGCCGTCTCGAGGTAGCTGGGCGGGATGGAGCCGAAGGCCGACGAGAAGAGCAGCATCGAGAAGGCGGCGCCGCGCCAGGCGTTGAACAGGATGATGGAGAGGAGCGGTAGCCCCAGCAGCCAGTCGACCCGCTCCACGCCCGCCAGCGCGAGCAGCCGGTTGAGGGTGCCGCCCTCGTAGTTGAGGAAGGCGTTCCAGGCGAAGGCCACCACGACGTCCGGGATGATCCAGGCGACGATGGCCAGGGTCTGGACGGACTCCTTGACCCAGCCCGTGCGCCGGTAGAAGAACCAGGCGAGCAAGAGCCCCAACACGGCCTGGCCGACGATGGCGGAGAAGAACACGAACTGCGCCGTGATGACGAGGGACGAGCCGAACTGGCCCGGGTTCATGAAGGTGGATAGATCGAAGAGCTTCAGATAGTTCTGGAGGCCCACGAACTGCGGGTGCGCGGCCGTCACGCCCGTGAGCGAGCGGTTCGTGAAGCTGACGGCGGCGATCCAGAAGAAGGGCATGAGTATGAACGCCGCGATGAACAGCGCAGCGGGCGCCAGGAACTGCAGCCCGGTGAGCAAGGGCAAGATGGTGCGTCGTTCTCGCAAGGGGTCTCTCCCTGTTGCGGTCTACGCGCCCGGTGCGGGCCTATCGGCGGCGGTCGGGGACACCTCCCGACCGCCGCCGAAGGGTGCACGAGAGGGCCGCTTACTTCAGGCGGTCGACCGTGTTCTCGGCACCGACGATGCCGGTGACGGCGGCCGCGTAGGCGTCCATGGCCTGCTGCGGCGACATGGCGCCCGACACGACGTTCT
The genomic region above belongs to Trueperaceae bacterium and contains:
- a CDS encoding ABC transporter ATP-binding protein, with the protein product MANVTFASITKQFGTVKAVDDVSFELADGEFVCLLGPSGCGKTTTLRMIAGLEQPTSGRISIGGEDVTDAKPKERDIGMVFQDYALFPHMTIEANIAYPLKVRGVGARERAARAAEVAASLQIDQLLARRPGQISGGQQQRTSLARAVVHKPRVYLFDEPLSNLDAKLRLEARSFLKHLQRELGVTSIYVTHDQAEAMALADRVAVMDKGRIVQIGPPLEVYHRPATTFVANFLGSPPMNLLPVRLEGGAFHAGPLRVDARGFADRLRGVAEGSELTLGLRPEHLRLGGEGDEWTVPGHVYAVEPLGPESLVTLRVGEGLVTARLFGDEAPQVTGDARFAFDPKNLHLFGADGRRIQVP
- a CDS encoding PHP domain-containing protein, which produces MIRFEGRVTPGQRRRSPYVYLPFDVPAGAERVSVRYGFEDGSILDLGLLDPTAGPFPSLTGFRGWSGSARREVHVAAADATPGYMAGPLQAGRWQVVLGLARVAAAGCAYRVEVDVGRGDAPAAGTAAAAAPAVGRRAPGATGRVGAVRAGAGWYRGDLQSHTFHSDARASVAELAAEARARGLDFLAVTDHNTVSHHAELPLNSASDLLLVPGEEVTTYRGHANVWGVAGWVDFRIERPGDLDVLVAQVHARGGLFSVNHPKTQPGCIGCDWEYPVPGGADAMEAWQGPWALGNWESLARYDALLREGRRLTLVGGSDRHHPGASRVDPPLLQVGSPTTWLELEELSTPAVLTAIRAGRAYVSEGPGGPRLELSVGGAGMGGTVGAGPPVVARARVEGATGDVLRWVGTAGVVRETALGSDDVTDAFEWVPAGAFLRCEVVARASLPALEAELRTFAAGPHFPSYLSVADVLAHPWRR
- a CDS encoding sugar ABC transporter permease yields the protein MPFFWIAAVSFTNRSLTGVTAAHPQFVGLQNYLKLFDLSTFMNPGQFGSSLVITAQFVFFSAIVGQAVLGLLLAWFFYRRTGWVKESVQTLAIVAWIIPDVVVAFAWNAFLNYEGGTLNRLLALAGVERVDWLLGLPLLSIILFNAWRGAAFSMLLFSSAFGSIPPSYLETADVAGAGPWQRLKDIILPLIRTHIVTDLILITLWTFNTFSPFLLTGGGPAFKTEVVSVLTYRVAFKYFDFGAGSAIGMVMMLINLAFALVYLSLLRRQGARA
- a CDS encoding carbohydrate ABC transporter permease; the encoded protein is MKLVRHVLARVGFYVLAALFAALFALPLLWLLFAPFSAKANLAVALPDPFTFSNFGKVFANSFAVRALFQNSVIQAVGAMVLVTLLATLAAYALSRAPIRGRDALSYGLVLFSSIVTGTAAMVPLFLLIFQLGLIDTHVGVILVFTGGLLPAAIFIMRDFVDSIPRSYEESALVAGASPWGMFRDIALPIVRPGMMVVGVWTFVNVWGGFLVPFILLRSPSKMPAAVAIYSFYTEGGTPIITLTTAYALLYTLPVLALYLFVNWKYGFRFFGGIKS